The following are from one region of the Haloactinomyces albus genome:
- a CDS encoding type I polyketide synthase: MNTEDKLRDYLKRATTDLREANRRLQEEKDKNHEPVAIVGMGCRFPGGVSSPEELWDLVATGTDAISAEFPTDRDWDLEKLFDTDPDAVGKMYPREAGFLLDAGEFDAEFFGISPREALSTDPHQRLLLETSWEAFERAGVDPNTMRGGRTGVFAGVVVHGYAFGGAGTADTEAYQLTGSTGSVASGRVAYTFGLEGPAVTVDTACSSSLVTLHLAVQALRNRECTLALAGGSTVMASPNVMIGMSRQRALAPDGRCKAFSAEADGTGMSEGAGMLLLERLSDAEANGHPILAVVRGSAVNQDGASNGLSAPNGPAQERVIRQALENGRLSAAEVDAVEAHGTGTTLGDPIEAQALLTTYGREHTRQQPLWLGSVKSNIGHTQAAAGVSGVIKMVQAMRHGVLPPTLHAETPSPHVDWESGAVSLLTKPHDWATDGRPRRSSVSSFGISGTNAHVILEQAPEPEKPAAESDDPVDPGAQPWLLSAKTAQGLRDQATRLRAHLDKHPELSSRDIAYSLATTRTHFEHRAAIITTDRQHGIDTLGTLAIGGASPALHQTEIPNTSRPGKRVFVFPGQGSQWAGMARDLVNTSPVFTQQLHACAEALAPHTDWDLLETITTDHGAELLDRVDVVQPALWAMMISLATLWRAHGIEPDAVLGHSQGEIAAAHIAGALSLDDSARIIALRSQAIRTLAGTGGMASINLPAHEIHTRLQTPHTTDLHIAAINSPTSTVIAGPTEQITTFLTTCNTDNIHARTIAVDYASHSPHVAPARHRILTDLAPITPQPATIPFHSTVTGTHLNTTHLDATYWYNNLANTVHFHDTAQNLTETGHTLFIEISPHPVLTTPLTDTLENTPATTISTLRRHEHTPTQFTTALTQAHLHGHSPTWTTLTPHAHHIELPTYPFQHQHYWLHTPTTTNDPTTLGITPTNHPLLSTATELPNNQGWLFTGQLTQTTQPWIPEHAILNTVLLPGTAYIDLALHAATHTNTPHINELTLESPLILDTDTNLQLQLHISEPHPNTHQRTLTLHTRTTNTNDWTRHATATLTTNPTPKTPDTHWATHWPPTEATPLNLDGLYNQLNEHGYEYGPHFQGLRKAWRHGNNTYAEIALPENTNTTNHHIHPALLDSALHPLVLNTHENKIRLPFTWSGINLHTGAMNNPTRLRVQLSESSDQQVSLRLADEDGTELVNISALAVRPISTEQLDALRANRPRTLYTVEWTAANGTAYSETPAPLHTLETPDADAVRRLADSSEAPPRSLLVHATDHGDDIPEAVHTLTARLLELTQVFLDEPAFADTHLVITTRGAMSTGGAETVVDLPGAAVWGLIRTAQSEHPDRITLLDLDPDTDPETVDTEAVVKDVWTHGEPQVAIRSGTLCVPRVARNVVRSGDVGGAELDPAGTVLITGGTGTLGALIAHHLVTHHDITHLHLTSRRGPHAPGATQLQHDLEQLGAHVTITAADLSDPHTTHQLIHTIPTTHPLTAIIHTAGVLDDTVLTTMTPTQLHTTLTPKVDAAWNLHTATTDHDLAAFILYSSATGTLGNPGQANYAAANTFLDALAHHRHTHGLPATSLAWGLWTESSTLTEGLRTHDITRIRRSGLTPLTNHDGLTLFDTALHHNQPTYLATQLNTTALQHQHDTRTLPPILSNLVRTNPHTASNPRTLTEQLAELDPTAQHELLRTTLQTHIAAVLALPDPNTIDTNQAFKNMGFDSVTAVELRNRLNTATGLRLPATLIFDHPTLTALANHIRTELVPAERDAAQSVLEDLTRLETALLALSADTEHRPRITARLQNLVARWTENEQNGESEVSDQIESATVDDVFDFIDKELGRTSN; this comes from the coding sequence ATGAACACCGAAGACAAGCTCCGCGATTACTTGAAGCGTGCGACGACCGACCTGCGAGAGGCCAACCGGAGGCTGCAAGAAGAAAAGGACAAGAACCACGAACCGGTCGCGATCGTCGGCATGGGCTGCCGGTTTCCCGGTGGTGTCTCCTCACCGGAGGAGCTGTGGGACCTGGTGGCAACGGGCACGGACGCGATCTCCGCCGAGTTTCCGACGGACCGCGACTGGGACCTGGAGAAACTGTTCGATACGGACCCGGACGCAGTGGGGAAAATGTACCCGCGTGAGGCCGGTTTCCTGCTGGATGCCGGGGAATTCGATGCCGAGTTCTTCGGAATCAGCCCGCGCGAGGCATTGTCGACGGATCCCCACCAGCGACTGCTCCTGGAGACGTCCTGGGAGGCGTTCGAACGCGCCGGTGTCGACCCGAACACCATGCGCGGCGGTCGCACCGGGGTGTTCGCCGGAGTGGTCGTCCACGGCTACGCCTTCGGTGGGGCAGGAACAGCCGACACCGAGGCGTACCAGTTGACGGGGAGCACGGGTAGCGTCGCTTCGGGCCGGGTCGCCTACACCTTCGGTTTGGAAGGCCCTGCGGTGACGGTCGACACGGCGTGTTCGTCGTCGCTGGTCACGCTGCACCTGGCGGTACAAGCCCTCCGGAACCGCGAGTGCACGCTCGCGCTGGCGGGTGGTTCGACGGTCATGGCCTCGCCGAACGTCATGATCGGTATGAGCAGGCAGCGGGCGCTGGCTCCGGATGGTCGGTGCAAGGCGTTCTCGGCGGAGGCCGACGGCACCGGCATGTCCGAAGGGGCGGGCATGTTGTTGCTGGAGCGCCTCTCCGACGCCGAAGCCAACGGACACCCGATCCTGGCAGTGGTGCGTGGCTCGGCGGTCAACCAGGACGGCGCCAGCAACGGGTTGAGTGCGCCGAACGGCCCGGCACAGGAGCGGGTGATCCGCCAGGCTTTGGAGAACGGCCGGCTGAGTGCGGCCGAAGTGGACGCCGTCGAGGCCCACGGCACCGGCACCACCCTCGGCGACCCCATCGAAGCCCAGGCACTGTTGACGACGTACGGACGCGAGCACACCCGGCAGCAGCCACTGTGGCTGGGCTCAGTGAAGTCGAACATCGGTCATACGCAGGCAGCGGCCGGGGTGAGTGGTGTGATCAAGATGGTGCAGGCGATGCGCCATGGTGTTCTGCCACCGACACTGCATGCCGAAACGCCCAGCCCCCACGTGGACTGGGAATCCGGTGCGGTGTCGTTGTTGACGAAGCCCCACGACTGGGCCACCGACGGGCGTCCGCGCCGATCATCGGTATCGTCGTTCGGCATCTCGGGCACGAATGCCCATGTGATTCTCGAACAGGCCCCCGAACCCGAAAAGCCCGCCGCGGAATCCGACGACCCCGTCGACCCGGGAGCACAGCCCTGGCTGCTCTCGGCCAAAACAGCACAAGGATTGCGTGATCAGGCAACACGGCTACGTGCCCACCTGGACAAGCATCCGGAGTTGAGCTCCCGCGATATCGCCTACTCGCTGGCCACCACCCGCACCCACTTCGAACACCGCGCCGCCATCATCACCACCGACCGCCAACACGGCATCGACACCCTCGGCACACTCGCCATCGGCGGAGCCTCCCCCGCCCTCCACCAAACCGAAATCCCCAACACCAGCCGCCCCGGAAAACGAGTCTTCGTCTTCCCCGGCCAAGGCTCGCAATGGGCAGGCATGGCCCGCGACCTCGTCAACACCTCCCCCGTATTCACCCAACAACTCCACGCCTGCGCCGAAGCCCTGGCCCCCCACACCGACTGGGACCTCCTCGAAACCATCACCACCGACCACGGAGCCGAACTCCTCGACCGAGTCGACGTCGTCCAACCCGCCCTCTGGGCCATGATGATCAGCCTCGCCACCCTATGGCGCGCCCACGGCATCGAACCCGACGCCGTCCTCGGACACTCCCAAGGCGAAATCGCCGCCGCCCACATCGCCGGCGCACTCTCCCTGGACGACTCCGCCCGCATCATCGCCCTACGCTCCCAAGCCATCCGCACCCTGGCAGGCACCGGCGGCATGGCCTCCATCAACCTCCCCGCCCACGAAATCCACACCCGCCTACAAACCCCCCACACCACCGACCTCCACATCGCCGCCATCAACAGCCCCACCTCCACCGTCATCGCCGGCCCCACCGAACAAATCACCACCTTCCTCACCACCTGCAACACCGACAACATCCACGCACGCACCATCGCCGTGGACTACGCCTCCCACAGCCCCCACGTCGCCCCCGCACGCCACCGCATCCTCACCGACCTCGCCCCCATCACCCCCCAACCAGCCACCATCCCCTTCCACTCCACCGTCACCGGCACCCACCTCAACACCACCCACCTCGACGCCACCTACTGGTACAACAACCTCGCCAACACCGTCCACTTCCACGACACCGCCCAAAACCTCACCGAAACCGGCCACACCCTCTTCATCGAAATCAGCCCCCACCCCGTCCTCACCACCCCCCTCACCGACACCCTCGAAAACACCCCCGCCACCACCATCAGCACACTCCGCCGCCACGAACACACCCCCACCCAATTCACCACCGCCCTCACCCAAGCCCACCTCCACGGCCACAGCCCCACCTGGACCACCCTCACCCCCCACGCACACCACATCGAACTCCCCACCTACCCCTTCCAACACCAGCACTACTGGCTACACACCCCAACCACCACCAACGACCCCACCACCCTCGGCATCACCCCAACAAACCACCCACTCCTCAGCACAGCCACCGAACTCCCCAACAACCAAGGCTGGCTATTCACCGGCCAACTCACCCAAACAACCCAACCCTGGATCCCCGAACACGCCATCCTCAACACCGTCCTCCTCCCCGGAACCGCCTACATCGACCTCGCCCTCCACGCCGCCACCCACACCAACACCCCCCACATCAACGAACTCACCCTCGAATCCCCCCTCATCCTCGACACCGACACCAACCTCCAACTCCAACTCCACATCAGCGAACCCCACCCCAACACCCACCAACGCACCCTCACCCTGCACACCCGCACCACCAACACCAACGACTGGACACGACACGCCACCGCCACCCTGACCACAAACCCCACCCCAAAAACCCCAGACACACACTGGGCCACCCACTGGCCCCCCACCGAAGCAACACCCCTCAACCTGGACGGCCTCTACAACCAACTAAACGAACACGGATACGAATACGGCCCACACTTCCAAGGACTACGCAAAGCATGGCGCCACGGCAACAACACCTACGCCGAAATCGCCCTCCCCGAAAACACCAACACCACCAACCACCACATCCACCCAGCCCTCCTCGACAGCGCCCTACACCCACTCGTCCTCAACACCCACGAAAACAAAATACGACTCCCATTCACCTGGTCCGGAATCAACCTGCACACCGGTGCGATGAACAATCCCACGCGCCTGCGAGTGCAGCTTTCCGAGTCGAGTGACCAGCAGGTTTCACTACGGTTGGCCGATGAGGACGGCACCGAGCTGGTGAATATCTCCGCACTGGCCGTACGTCCCATCAGTACCGAACAGCTCGACGCACTGCGCGCGAACCGGCCGCGGACTTTGTATACCGTCGAATGGACAGCCGCGAACGGCACCGCCTATTCGGAAACACCGGCTCCCCTCCACACACTGGAAACACCGGATGCCGATGCGGTACGCCGACTCGCGGATTCCTCCGAAGCACCACCACGGTCGCTGCTCGTGCATGCCACCGACCACGGTGACGACATCCCGGAGGCCGTGCACACCCTGACCGCTCGGCTACTGGAGCTGACACAGGTCTTCCTGGACGAACCGGCGTTCGCCGACACACACCTGGTGATCACCACACGCGGGGCGATGTCCACCGGCGGTGCGGAGACGGTGGTCGATCTGCCCGGCGCGGCGGTGTGGGGACTGATCCGCACCGCTCAATCCGAGCATCCCGACCGGATCACCCTGCTCGACCTCGATCCGGACACCGACCCGGAAACCGTGGACACGGAGGCCGTGGTCAAGGACGTATGGACGCATGGCGAACCGCAGGTGGCGATACGCTCCGGCACGTTGTGCGTTCCACGCGTGGCGCGAAACGTCGTGCGGTCGGGGGATGTCGGGGGCGCGGAACTGGATCCCGCGGGCACGGTGTTGATCACCGGTGGCACCGGCACCCTGGGCGCACTCATCGCCCACCACCTGGTCACCCACCACGACATCACCCACCTCCACCTCACCAGCCGCCGCGGCCCCCACGCCCCCGGCGCCACCCAACTCCAACACGACCTCGAACAACTCGGCGCCCACGTCACCATCACCGCCGCCGACCTCAGCGACCCCCACACCACCCACCAACTCATCCACACCATCCCCACCACACACCCCCTCACCGCCATCATCCACACCGCCGGCGTCCTCGACGACACCGTCCTCACCACCATGACCCCCACCCAACTCCACACCACCCTCACCCCCAAAGTCGACGCAGCCTGGAACCTCCACACCGCCACCACCGACCACGACCTCGCCGCCTTCATCCTCTACTCCTCAGCCACCGGCACCCTCGGCAACCCCGGCCAAGCCAACTACGCCGCCGCCAACACCTTCCTCGACGCCCTCGCCCACCACCGCCACACCCACGGACTCCCCGCCACCAGCCTCGCCTGGGGCCTCTGGACCGAAAGCAGCACCCTCACCGAAGGACTCCGCACCCACGACATCACCCGCATACGCCGCTCCGGCCTCACCCCCCTGACCAACCACGACGGCCTCACCCTCTTCGACACCGCCCTCCACCACAACCAGCCCACCTACCTGGCCACCCAGCTGAACACCACGGCCCTCCAGCACCAACACGACACCCGGACACTGCCCCCCATCCTCAGCAACCTCGTCCGCACCAACCCGCACACCGCTTCCAACCCCCGCACCCTCACCGAACAACTCGCCGAACTCGACCCCACCGCCCAACACGAACTCCTCCGCACCACCCTGCAAACCCACATCGCCGCCGTCCTCGCCCTCCCCGACCCCAACACCATCGACACAAACCAGGCATTCAAGAACATGGGATTCGACTCGGTCACCGCCGTCGAACTGCGCAACCGGCTCAACACCGCCACCGGACTCCGCCTGCCTGCCACGCTGATCTTCGACCACCCCACCCTCACCGCACTCGCCAACCACATACGCACCGAGCTGGTACCCGCGGAAAGGGATGCGGCGCAGTCGGTCCTTGAGGACCTGACCCGGCTCGAGACCGCACTACTGGCACTATCTGCCGACACGGAGCACCGTCCCCGAATCACCGCGCGGCTACAGAATCTGGTGGCCAGGTGGACCGAGAACGAACAAAACGGCGAATCCGAGGTATCCGACCAGATCGAGTCGGCAACTGTCGACGACGTGTTCGACTTCATCGACAAAGAGCTCGGCCGGACATCGAATTAA